One genomic window of Roseateles sp. DAIF2 includes the following:
- a CDS encoding branched-chain amino acid ABC transporter permease → MRFIFKTSYDQDIALAKHGGQRFWYGLLLAFLLAAPWLLDEYWLAQLNFVLIYGVVGLGLMLLAGFTGLFSIGHAAFLGVGAYAQAVLAGQGWPFPASIAAAALLSAAVGAVVGLPALRVKGIYLGIATLSFGFIVEEGLARWESVTGGNAGKMVGPLQAFGWTVDSAAGFYFVCLVITVGCTLAVLNLLRAPTGRAFVAIRDSEISAQSMGIHLAYYKTLSFAISAALAGIGGALYAHKIRFLSPDQFGILQSIDLLLMVVIGGLGSVHGAFLGAAFLITMPQLIALVKDGLPPAIGQAPGLQGAVYGLVLIGFVLFEPLGLYGRWLKARTWLQLFPFYRRGLFKRQKAFQKSDRLK, encoded by the coding sequence ATGCGCTTCATCTTCAAGACTAGCTACGACCAGGACATAGCCCTGGCCAAGCATGGCGGCCAGCGCTTCTGGTATGGCCTGCTGCTGGCGTTCCTACTGGCTGCGCCCTGGCTGCTGGACGAATACTGGCTGGCGCAGCTGAACTTCGTGCTGATCTATGGCGTCGTCGGGCTGGGCCTGATGCTGCTGGCCGGCTTCACCGGCCTGTTCTCGATCGGCCATGCGGCCTTTCTCGGCGTCGGCGCGTACGCACAGGCGGTGCTGGCGGGGCAGGGCTGGCCCTTCCCGGCCTCGATTGCGGCGGCGGCGCTGCTGTCGGCCGCGGTCGGCGCGGTGGTGGGGCTGCCGGCGCTGCGGGTCAAGGGCATCTATCTGGGCATCGCCACCCTGTCCTTCGGCTTCATCGTCGAGGAGGGGCTGGCGCGCTGGGAGAGCGTGACCGGCGGCAATGCCGGCAAGATGGTGGGGCCGCTGCAGGCCTTCGGATGGACGGTGGACAGCGCCGCGGGCTTCTACTTCGTCTGCCTGGTGATCACGGTGGGCTGCACGCTGGCGGTGTTGAACCTGCTGCGCGCGCCGACCGGCCGGGCCTTTGTCGCGATCCGCGATTCGGAGATTTCGGCGCAGAGCATGGGCATCCACCTGGCCTACTACAAGACCCTGAGCTTCGCGATCTCGGCGGCGCTGGCCGGCATCGGCGGCGCGCTCTATGCGCACAAGATCCGCTTTCTGTCGCCGGACCAGTTCGGCATCCTGCAGAGCATCGACCTGCTCTTGATGGTGGTGATCGGCGGACTCGGCTCGGTGCATGGCGCCTTTCTCGGTGCGGCCTTCCTGATCACGATGCCGCAGCTGATCGCGCTGGTGAAGGACGGCCTGCCGCCGGCGATCGGCCAGGCGCCGGGGCTGCAGGGGGCCGTCTATGGCCTGGTGCTGATCGGCTTCGTGCTGTTCGAGCCGCTGGGCCTGTACGGCCGCTGGCTGAAGGCGCGCACCTGGCTGCAGCTGTTTCCCTTCTACCGCCGCGGCCTGTTCAAGCGGCAGAAGGCCTTTCAAAAGTCGGACCGCCTGAAATGA
- a CDS encoding ABC transporter ATP-binding protein has protein sequence MSAVLLSARDLSVRFGGVLAVNRVSFDVRRGEVFTLIGPNGAGKTTVFNLISRLYAPSSGGLFYEGQALSAVPPHRVASLGIARTFQNIELFEHATVLQNLLIGRHIRHPRRLLAELAFLPAVRAAERETRRQVEAVIDFLDLQHYRDTLVAGLPYGVRKVVELARALAMQPKLLLLDEPSSGLNVEETGDMAFWIQDIRDDLGITVLMVEHDMSLVSKVSDRVLAMNQGQVLALGTPAEVQAHPGVIEAYLGSADDASSLRRARAA, from the coding sequence ATGAGCGCGGTGCTGCTGTCCGCGCGGGATCTCAGCGTGCGCTTCGGCGGCGTGCTGGCGGTCAACCGGGTCTCGTTCGATGTGCGGCGCGGCGAGGTGTTCACCCTGATCGGCCCGAACGGCGCCGGCAAGACCACGGTGTTCAACCTGATCAGCCGCCTCTACGCGCCGAGCAGCGGCGGCCTTTTCTACGAGGGTCAGGCCTTGAGCGCGGTGCCGCCGCATCGCGTCGCGAGCCTGGGCATCGCGCGCACCTTCCAGAACATCGAGCTGTTCGAGCATGCGACGGTGCTGCAGAACCTCTTGATCGGCCGGCATATCCGCCACCCGCGCCGGCTGCTGGCCGAGCTGGCCTTCCTGCCCGCGGTGCGCGCGGCCGAGCGCGAGACGCGGCGCCAGGTGGAGGCCGTGATCGACTTCCTGGACCTGCAGCATTACCGCGACACCCTGGTGGCCGGCCTGCCCTATGGCGTGCGCAAGGTGGTGGAGCTGGCGCGGGCGCTGGCGATGCAGCCGAAGCTGCTGCTGCTGGACGAGCCCTCGTCGGGCCTGAACGTCGAGGAGACCGGCGATATGGCCTTCTGGATCCAGGACATCCGCGACGATCTGGGCATCACGGTGCTGATGGTCGAGCATGACATGAGCCTGGTCAGCAAGGTCTCGGACCGCGTGCTGGCGATGAACCAGGGCCAGGTGCTGGCGCTGGGAACGCCGGCCGAGGTGCAGGCGCATCCGGGCGTGATCGAGGCCTATCTGGGCAGCGCGGACGACGCCTCCTCGCTGCGGAGGGCGCGCGCGGCATGA
- a CDS encoding ABC transporter ATP-binding protein — protein sequence MSEHDDAILLRLSNVESAYGPIKAIRGVSLRVRRGEIATVLGSNGAGKTTILKTISGILDPRRGTVEFRGEDITARDPALIVRKGLSHVPEGREVFPLLSVRENLLMGAYTRADRDGVAQDIEQVYAYFPILRERAAQPAGLLSGGQQQMLAISRALMAAPVLMLLDEPSLGLSPKLTQEIFEIVVRINRERGTTILLVEQNAQMALNAADYGYVLENGRIVMEDACERLREKEDIREFYLGLQAVGARGERRWKRKKTWR from the coding sequence ATGAGCGAACACGACGACGCCATCCTGCTGAGGCTCAGCAATGTCGAGAGCGCCTATGGGCCGATCAAGGCGATCCGCGGCGTCAGCCTGCGGGTGCGCCGCGGCGAGATCGCGACCGTGCTCGGCTCCAACGGCGCCGGCAAGACGACCATCCTGAAGACCATCTCCGGCATCCTCGACCCGCGCCGCGGCACGGTGGAGTTCCGCGGCGAGGACATCACCGCGCGCGACCCGGCGCTGATCGTCAGGAAGGGCCTGTCCCATGTGCCCGAGGGGCGCGAGGTGTTCCCGCTCCTGAGCGTGCGCGAGAACCTGCTGATGGGCGCCTACACGCGCGCGGACCGCGACGGCGTGGCGCAGGACATCGAGCAGGTCTATGCCTATTTCCCGATCCTGCGCGAGCGCGCGGCGCAGCCGGCGGGGCTGCTGTCCGGCGGGCAGCAGCAGATGCTGGCGATCTCCCGCGCGCTGATGGCGGCGCCGGTGCTGATGCTGCTGGACGAGCCCAGCCTGGGCCTGAGTCCGAAGCTGACCCAGGAAATCTTCGAGATCGTCGTGCGCATCAACCGCGAGCGTGGCACGACCATCCTGCTGGTGGAGCAGAACGCCCAGATGGCGCTGAACGCGGCGGACTACGGTTATGTGCTGGAGAACGGCCGCATCGTGATGGAGGATGCCTGCGAGCGCCTGCGCGAGAAGGAGGACATCCGGGAGTTCTATTTGGGGCTGCAGGCGGTCGGCGCGCGCGGCGAGCGGCGTTGGAAACGGAAGAAGACCTGGCGATGA
- a CDS encoding long-chain fatty acid--CoA ligase — translation MSNSRSRNLWDASRALPPNPTDIPGETLPAVFWQACERRGDKTFLREKKLGLWRGWSWRETGGAVREIAMGLAALGLAPGDRASILSNTRLEWLLADLAILSAGGVTNGVYPTDASEQLQYLSADSSTRLLFVEDEEQLDKALEVRAALPLLRHIVVFDMAGLQRFADPMVLSLAALRERGRAFDAAQPGLFEQRVASRRPEDLAILVYTSGTTGRPKGAMHSHAGLVYSMRHVVRGLPQDEADERMCFLPLCHIAERMLGAYASLYAGAVLNFVENPDTVAENVREISPTIFFAVPRVWEKFYSAVTIAVQEASALQRFVYRWALGVGGEVADKVLAREAVPAGLKLRFHLARWLALGNVRKLIGIDRCRALLTGAAPISPELIRWYLSLGVPMLEGWAQTESCALGTIMRADAMRPGTIGVAAEGVEVKVDPATGELLMRGPHVFMGYLNQPERTAETVSREGWLHTGDVGTVDADGYFRITDRMKDIIITAGGKNITPSELENELKFSPYITDAVVIGDRRPYLSALVMIDQENVEKFAQDHEVPFSNYASLTRAREVQELIGAEIERVNKKFARVEQIKQFRLLQTQLGAEDEELTPTMKLKRSFVQKKYAELIESMYSTGG, via the coding sequence ATGAGCAACAGCCGCAGCCGCAATTTGTGGGACGCGAGCCGCGCCTTGCCGCCGAACCCGACGGACATCCCGGGCGAGACCCTGCCCGCGGTGTTCTGGCAGGCCTGCGAGCGGCGCGGCGACAAGACCTTCCTGCGCGAGAAGAAACTGGGCCTGTGGCGCGGCTGGAGCTGGCGCGAGACCGGCGGCGCGGTGCGCGAGATCGCGATGGGGCTGGCCGCGCTGGGGTTGGCGCCGGGCGACCGCGCATCCATCCTGTCGAACACGCGGCTGGAATGGCTGCTGGCGGACCTGGCCATCCTCAGCGCCGGCGGCGTGACCAACGGCGTCTACCCGACCGACGCGTCCGAGCAGCTGCAATACCTGAGCGCGGATTCGTCGACCCGGCTGCTGTTCGTCGAGGACGAGGAGCAGCTGGACAAGGCGCTGGAGGTGCGCGCGGCGCTGCCGCTGTTGCGGCATATCGTCGTGTTCGACATGGCGGGCCTGCAGCGTTTTGCCGACCCGATGGTGCTGAGCCTGGCGGCGCTGCGCGAGCGCGGGCGGGCCTTCGACGCGGCGCAGCCGGGCCTGTTCGAGCAGCGCGTCGCCAGCCGCCGGCCGGAAGATCTGGCTATCCTGGTCTACACCTCGGGCACGACCGGCCGGCCGAAGGGCGCGATGCACAGCCATGCCGGGCTGGTCTACAGCATGCGTCATGTGGTGCGCGGGCTGCCGCAGGACGAGGCGGATGAGCGCATGTGCTTCCTGCCGCTGTGCCATATCGCCGAGCGCATGCTGGGCGCCTATGCATCGCTCTACGCGGGCGCGGTGCTGAACTTCGTTGAGAACCCCGACACGGTGGCCGAGAACGTGCGCGAGATATCGCCGACGATCTTCTTTGCCGTGCCGCGGGTCTGGGAGAAGTTCTACTCGGCGGTGACGATCGCGGTGCAGGAGGCCTCGGCCCTGCAGCGGTTCGTCTATCGCTGGGCCCTAGGTGTCGGCGGCGAGGTGGCGGACAAGGTGCTGGCGCGCGAGGCGGTGCCGGCGGGCCTGAAGCTGCGCTTCCATCTGGCGCGCTGGCTGGCGCTGGGCAATGTGCGCAAGCTGATCGGCATCGACCGCTGCCGCGCGCTGTTGACCGGCGCGGCGCCGATCTCGCCGGAGCTGATCCGCTGGTACCTGTCGCTGGGCGTGCCGATGCTGGAGGGTTGGGCCCAGACCGAGAGCTGCGCGCTCGGCACCATCATGCGCGCCGATGCGATGCGGCCGGGCACGATCGGCGTGGCGGCGGAGGGCGTCGAGGTCAAGGTCGATCCGGCGACCGGCGAACTGCTGATGCGCGGCCCCCATGTGTTCATGGGCTACCTGAACCAGCCGGAGCGGACCGCCGAGACGGTGTCGCGCGAGGGCTGGCTGCATACCGGCGATGTGGGCACGGTCGATGCGGACGGCTATTTCCGCATCACCGACCGGATGAAGGACATCATCATCACGGCCGGCGGCAAGAACATCACGCCCAGCGAGCTGGAGAACGAGCTGAAGTTCTCGCCCTACATCACCGACGCGGTGGTGATCGGCGACCGGCGGCCGTACCTGAGCGCGCTGGTGATGATCGACCAGGAGAACGTCGAGAAGTTCGCACAGGACCATGAGGTGCCATTCTCCAACTACGCCAGCCTGACCCGCGCACGCGAGGTGCAGGAGCTGATCGGCGCCGAGATCGAGCGGGTCAACAAAAAGTTCGCCCGCGTCGAGCAGATCAAGCAGTTCCGCTTGCTGCAGACCCAGCTGGGGGCGGAAGATGAGGAGTTGACGCCGACGATGAAGCTCAAGCGCTCCTTCGTGCAGAAGAAATATGCCGAGTTGATCGAGTCCATGTACAGCACCGGTGGCTGA
- a CDS encoding ABC transporter substrate-binding protein, translating to MKHCLVALALLAALGASAQTAQGVSKTEIVVGSIQDFSGPLAGYGKQVRFGMQLRVDELNEQGGVHGRRITLKFEDSGYDPKRAVLAAQKLVNQDKIFIMAGHIGTAQNLAAMPVQFEKNVINFWPLTAAREMYEPFHKLKYSFAVPYYEQIRVMLPRLVKEKGARKVCAHYQDDDFGLEVLKGAEAGLKGIQMELAEKTSFKRGATEFSSQVARLKAANCDLVVLGTIIRETIGSIGEARKTGFNPIFLGSSAAYTDLIHKLGGKSMDGFYAAMATQHPYLDEASQPIRFWATKYKTKFNEDPTVFSAYGYSIIDGFIRVTQKVGPNLTTDAFIKAMDGMSFPPDIFGSAEASYSASKRLGSNASRLSQIQDGRWKVVSDYIVQ from the coding sequence ATGAAGCATTGCCTCGTTGCATTGGCCTTGTTGGCGGCCCTGGGCGCATCTGCCCAGACCGCCCAGGGCGTGAGCAAGACCGAGATCGTGGTCGGTTCGATCCAGGACTTCTCCGGCCCGCTGGCGGGCTACGGCAAGCAGGTGCGTTTCGGCATGCAGCTGCGCGTCGACGAGCTGAACGAGCAGGGCGGCGTGCACGGCCGGCGCATCACGCTGAAGTTCGAGGATTCCGGCTACGACCCCAAGCGCGCGGTGCTGGCGGCGCAGAAGCTGGTGAACCAGGACAAGATCTTCATCATGGCCGGCCATATCGGCACTGCGCAGAACCTGGCGGCGATGCCGGTGCAGTTCGAGAAGAACGTGATCAACTTCTGGCCGCTGACCGCCGCGCGCGAGATGTACGAGCCCTTCCATAAGCTGAAGTACTCCTTCGCCGTGCCCTATTACGAGCAGATCCGCGTGATGCTGCCGCGGCTGGTGAAGGAGAAGGGCGCCAGGAAGGTCTGCGCCCATTACCAGGACGACGACTTCGGGCTCGAGGTGCTGAAGGGCGCCGAGGCGGGGCTGAAGGGCATCCAGATGGAGCTGGCCGAGAAGACCAGTTTCAAGCGCGGCGCCACCGAGTTCTCCTCGCAGGTCGCGCGGCTGAAGGCGGCGAATTGCGATCTGGTAGTGCTGGGCACCATCATCCGCGAGACCATCGGCAGCATCGGCGAGGCGCGCAAGACCGGCTTCAACCCGATCTTCCTCGGCTCCAGCGCGGCCTATACCGACCTGATCCACAAGCTGGGCGGCAAGTCGATGGACGGCTTCTATGCGGCGATGGCCACCCAGCATCCCTATCTGGATGAGGCCTCGCAGCCGATCCGCTTCTGGGCCACCAAGTACAAGACCAAGTTCAACGAGGATCCGACGGTGTTCTCGGCCTATGGCTACTCGATCATCGACGGCTTCATCCGCGTCACGCAGAAGGTCGGGCCGAACCTGACGACCGACGCCTTCATCAAGGCCATGGACGGCATGAGCTTCCCTCCGGACATCTTCGGCAGCGCCGAGGCCTCGTACAGCGCCAGCAAGCGTCTCGGAAGCAACGCCTCGCGCCTGTCGCAAATCCAGGATGGGCGCTGGAAGGTGGTGTCGGACTACATCGTTCAGTAA